The Edaphobacter sp. 12200R-103 genome contains a region encoding:
- the purQ gene encoding phosphoribosylformylglycinamidine synthase subunit PurQ yields MKFGVLVFPGSNCDHDTFNVIENLIEQPVTFLWHASEDLEGCDAILVPGGFSYGDYLRTGAIAKFAPVMQSVIKFANDGGLVFGICNGFQILCESGLLPGALMRNANQHYICKQIHLRTETADSPFTHGIKRGRVLQMPIGHMEGNYVCDAETLAKLRTEDRIAFRYCTPEGKITPDANPNGSLENIAGVLNEGRNVLGMMPHPDRSSEGLLGSADGLLLFRSMVDSLALTR; encoded by the coding sequence ATGAAATTCGGCGTTCTGGTCTTCCCGGGCTCCAACTGCGATCACGACACATTCAACGTCATCGAGAACCTCATCGAGCAGCCCGTCACCTTCCTGTGGCATGCCTCTGAGGACCTTGAAGGCTGCGATGCCATCCTGGTTCCAGGCGGCTTCTCCTACGGCGACTATCTCCGTACTGGAGCCATCGCGAAGTTCGCTCCGGTCATGCAGTCCGTCATCAAGTTCGCGAACGATGGCGGGCTCGTTTTCGGCATTTGCAATGGCTTCCAGATCCTCTGCGAATCGGGACTGCTTCCCGGCGCCCTGATGCGCAACGCCAATCAGCACTACATCTGCAAGCAGATTCATCTGCGCACCGAGACCGCCGACTCTCCCTTTACCCATGGAATCAAGCGTGGCCGCGTGCTGCAGATGCCCATCGGCCACATGGAAGGCAACTACGTCTGCGACGCGGAGACGCTGGCAAAGCTCAGGACGGAAGACCGCATCGCCTTCCGCTACTGCACACCCGAAGGAAAAATTACTCCGGACGCCAACCCGAACGGATCGCTCGAAAATATCGCCGGTGTACTGAATGAGGGCCGCAATGTGTTGGGAATGATGCCCCATCCCGATCGCTCCAGCGAAGGTCTGCTGGGATCAGCCGATGGCCTGCTGCTCTTTCGTTCCATGGTAGACTCCCTCGCGCTGACGCGATAA
- a CDS encoding tyrosine-protein phosphatase → MIDIHHHLLWDQDDGSNSLELSLEMAQIAADDGITHIACTPHSNSYYDYNPDVVSAKIAELQQHLHRENIPITLGRGCDFHTSYDNIRQAHEDPIRFSLNSGSYLLVEIPDQPLPPSLDEVFYEMQLDGLVPILTHPERNLSLQKDLSRLKAWLRGGVLVQVTAGSVTGRMGKTAQRIAYELLSKRWVHFLATDAHNTTSRPPRMREAMELVAEKYGSDYAHLLCVSNPLAAFTNKPLQPQMEALGLYEDETVSRTWWQRLFGR, encoded by the coding sequence ATGATCGATATCCACCATCATCTTCTCTGGGATCAGGACGACGGCTCAAACAGTTTGGAGCTGTCCCTTGAGATGGCGCAGATAGCTGCGGACGACGGCATCACTCACATCGCCTGCACTCCGCACTCCAATAGCTACTACGATTACAACCCAGACGTAGTCTCGGCGAAGATCGCAGAACTGCAACAGCATCTTCATCGGGAGAACATTCCCATCACCCTGGGCCGCGGCTGTGATTTTCATACCTCATACGACAACATCCGGCAGGCACACGAAGACCCAATACGCTTTTCGCTGAACAGCGGCAGCTACCTGCTCGTCGAAATCCCGGACCAGCCCCTGCCCCCTTCGCTGGATGAAGTCTTCTACGAGATGCAGCTCGACGGACTGGTTCCCATTCTCACCCACCCCGAACGCAACCTTTCTCTCCAGAAAGACCTGTCCCGCCTCAAAGCCTGGCTGCGCGGCGGCGTGCTGGTTCAGGTGACTGCCGGATCAGTGACCGGAAGAATGGGCAAAACCGCGCAGCGGATCGCCTACGAACTTCTTTCCAAACGCTGGGTTCATTTTCTGGCGACCGACGCCCACAATACGACTTCGCGTCCTCCACGTATGCGCGAGGCCATGGAACTGGTCGCTGAAAAGTATGGCTCCGATTACGCCCACCTGCTCTGTGTCTCCAATCCCCTTGCTGCCTTCACGAACAAACCGCTGCAACCTCAGATGGAAGCCCTGGGCCTCTACGAAGACGAAACCGTCTCGCGCA